One genomic segment of Lewinellaceae bacterium includes these proteins:
- a CDS encoding DUF1569 domain-containing protein, with amino-acid sequence MKSIFEESTRVEVIKRIRTLTPESTASWGSMTVGQMVRHCAICEAYYYGDIRIKRSFAGRIFGKKAIKAILKDENSGLHRNAPTAPPFRVTEEGIDLESEKRKWVALIERYATFNQASFTHWFFGRMSKEQLGQFIYKHSNHHLVQFQA; translated from the coding sequence ATGAAATCAATATTTGAGGAATCCACAAGGGTTGAAGTCATCAAACGCATTCGTACCCTTACACCGGAATCAACAGCTTCCTGGGGTTCTATGACCGTCGGTCAGATGGTCAGGCATTGTGCCATCTGCGAGGCTTACTATTACGGAGACATTCGAATCAAACGATCATTTGCCGGTCGAATTTTTGGAAAAAAGGCCATTAAGGCCATCTTGAAGGATGAAAATTCCGGACTCCATAGAAATGCACCCACGGCACCACCGTTCAGGGTGACTGAAGAAGGAATTGATCTGGAAAGTGAGAAACGTAAATGGGTTGCATTAATTGAACGCTATGCAACCTTCAACCAGGCGTCTTTTACGCATTGGTTTTTTGGCAGAATGTCTAAAGAGCAATTAGGTCAATTCATTTACAAACATAGCAACCACCATCTGGTACAATTTCAAGCCTGA
- a CDS encoding helix-turn-helix transcriptional regulator, which produces MVTMEQYDKIYLYRRIVKAKLFIDERFTEAIDLNNIADQAHFSKFHFIRLFKSIYGLTPKGYLINKRIDAAMKHLVEGFTVTETCLMVGWESPTSFAGMFKKMTGHTPSNFQHGENERRKAIEILPLKFVPNCYAETHGWTNSNFEEV; this is translated from the coding sequence ATGGTGACTATGGAACAATACGACAAGATCTATCTGTATCGCCGGATTGTAAAAGCCAAGCTGTTTATTGATGAGCGGTTTACGGAGGCCATTGATCTGAATAACATTGCCGATCAGGCTCATTTTTCAAAATTTCATTTTATACGTCTTTTTAAATCCATTTACGGACTTACCCCTAAGGGCTACCTCATCAACAAGCGGATCGATGCGGCCATGAAGCACCTGGTAGAAGGTTTCACGGTAACCGAGACCTGCTTGATGGTCGGATGGGAAAGCCCCACGTCATTTGCGGGAATGTTTAAGAAAATGACGGGGCACACCCCATCGAACTTTCAGCATGGTGAAAATGAACGGAGGAAGGCCATTGAAATCCTTCCTCTTAAGTTTGTCCCAAATTGTTATGCAGAAACACACGGATGGACAAATAGCAATTTTGAAGAGGTTTAA
- a CDS encoding VOC family protein translates to MISKISHTCIYVLDQDRAFDFYVNKLGFKVHTDAPMGEGARWLTVTPPEQPELEITLFLIKEGGMFDKATVESMTTLIKTGTFGSAVFTCKNLLATYEELTAKGVVFKKPPTKEFYGFEALFVDDSGNWFSLVEESA, encoded by the coding sequence ATGATTTCAAAGATTTCACATACCTGCATTTATGTTCTGGATCAGGACAGGGCATTTGATTTTTACGTGAATAAACTCGGCTTTAAAGTGCACACGGACGCACCGATGGGAGAGGGGGCCCGATGGTTGACGGTCACTCCTCCCGAGCAGCCTGAGTTGGAAATAACTCTATTTCTGATTAAGGAAGGCGGGATGTTTGATAAGGCTACGGTTGAGTCAATGACAACTTTAATAAAAACAGGAACATTTGGATCGGCCGTATTTACCTGTAAAAACCTGTTGGCCACTTATGAAGAACTGACTGCCAAAGGGGTCGTGTTCAAGAAGCCTCCAACGAAAGAGTTTTATGGATTCGAAGCACTTTTTGTGGATGACTCAGGAAATTGGTTTTCACTGGTTGAAGAAAGTGCCTAG
- a CDS encoding aminopeptidase P family protein, which produces MDPNQALESMTADVVPIAQAEREDRIARAQRLLAENKMDALILDCGTSLNYFTGIRWWPSERTMVAIIPARGEVKYICPGFEEARLREQITIGKDVYVWQEDESPYQLIAKAIKDAGITFGNTAIEERTRFFIVDGVRKEAPSQNYVSGDPVTIGCRIHKSTAEIQLMQKASDITWAAIKQGVSQLKEGMTQGELASVIMKAQTALGGVADFALCLFGTDSAFPHGTVHPQPLKEGDVVLMDCGCTVEGYNSDITRTVVFGNPTKRQREIWALEKASQEAGFNAAKIGAPCEAVDAAARKVITDAGFGPGYQLPGLPHRTGHGIGMDGHEWGNMVKGNQRPLEPGMCFSVEPTIAIPGDFGVRLEDCVYMTEEGPHWFSRTSHSIDEPFA; this is translated from the coding sequence ATGGATCCTAACCAGGCCTTGGAATCGATGACGGCTGATGTAGTTCCAATTGCACAGGCTGAAAGGGAGGATAGGATTGCCAGAGCGCAGCGGTTGCTCGCCGAAAATAAAATGGATGCTTTAATCCTGGATTGCGGTACCAGCCTGAATTATTTTACCGGCATCCGGTGGTGGCCCAGCGAAAGGACCATGGTAGCCATCATTCCGGCACGGGGCGAGGTGAAATACATTTGCCCAGGATTTGAGGAAGCTCGTTTACGGGAACAGATCACCATCGGAAAAGACGTCTATGTCTGGCAGGAGGATGAGAGTCCCTATCAACTGATCGCAAAGGCTATCAAGGATGCGGGAATTACCTTCGGCAATACCGCCATTGAGGAAAGAACCCGGTTCTTCATCGTAGATGGAGTGCGGAAAGAGGCTCCCTCCCAAAATTATGTAAGCGGAGATCCGGTAACCATTGGCTGCCGTATCCACAAATCGACTGCAGAAATACAACTCATGCAAAAGGCCAGTGACATCACCTGGGCCGCGATCAAGCAAGGTGTCAGCCAGTTAAAAGAAGGCATGACGCAGGGCGAATTGGCATCCGTCATCATGAAGGCTCAAACCGCGCTGGGAGGAGTGGCGGATTTTGCATTGTGCCTGTTTGGGACGGATTCTGCCTTTCCGCATGGCACCGTACACCCGCAGCCGTTGAAGGAAGGTGATGTGGTTTTGATGGATTGCGGCTGCACGGTAGAGGGATACAATTCGGACATTACCCGGACGGTCGTTTTCGGAAACCCGACCAAACGACAGCGGGAAATATGGGCATTGGAGAAAGCTTCTCAGGAGGCTGGATTTAATGCGGCCAAAATAGGTGCACCCTGTGAGGCGGTCGACGCCGCTGCCCGGAAAGTGATCACCGATGCCGGTTTTGGTCCTGGCTATCAATTGCCCGGCCTGCCACACCGCACCGGCCACGGCATTGGCATGGACGGCCATGAATGGGGTAACATGGTAAAAGGCAACCAAAGGCCGCTGGAACCCGGTATGTGTTTTAGCGTTGAACCGACCATTGCGATTCCCGGCGATTTTGGTGTGCGCCTGGAGGACTGTGTGTATATGACGGAAGAGGGCCCCCACTGGTTTTCCAGAACCAGTCATTCAATCGATGAGCCATTTGCCTAG
- a CDS encoding cupin domain-containing protein: protein MKRGTFLISTMALLSTRVFRIFKSLRTERTIKGFKVNAGEARFGRHYKMKGVTLNNLDIKISGSDTADDLAVFEQTGLTPNGGPPLHIHLFQDEWFYVIEGSYLFQVGDDRYTMSPGDTIFLPRTVPHAFVQLSDRGKMIVSYLPAGKMEAFFKITDQWETPPTQAEIARVFEAHDMKIVGKPLNPS from the coding sequence ATGAAAAGAGGCACATTTCTAATTTCAACAATGGCACTTTTGAGCACCAGGGTCTTCCGTATATTTAAATCCCTACGAACGGAAAGAACAATTAAGGGATTTAAAGTAAATGCGGGTGAGGCTCGATTTGGCCGGCATTATAAAATGAAAGGTGTCACCCTGAATAACCTGGACATCAAAATATCCGGATCGGATACCGCCGATGATTTAGCGGTTTTTGAGCAAACCGGCCTTACCCCTAACGGAGGTCCGCCATTGCATATACACCTTTTCCAGGATGAATGGTTTTATGTGATTGAAGGCAGTTATTTATTTCAGGTAGGTGATGACCGATATACCATGTCCCCCGGTGACACCATCTTTCTGCCGCGCACTGTTCCTCATGCATTTGTCCAATTATCCGATCGGGGAAAGATGATTGTGTCTTATCTACCCGCAGGAAAAATGGAAGCTTTCTTCAAAATTACCGATCAATGGGAAACACCGCCGACCCAAGCAGAAATAGCGCGCGTTTTTGAAGCGCATGATATGAAAATTGTCGGCAAGCCTTTGAATCCAAGCTAA
- a CDS encoding VOC family protein, which yields MVEIERLHHIAIICSDYARSKFFYTEILKLSAIREVYREDRDSYKLDLALNGQYIIELFSFPTPPSRATGPEATGLRHLAFGVKDITKEINYLNSRGITAEPIRVDEYTGKRFTFFRDPDDLPIEIYEL from the coding sequence ATTGTGGAGATAGAACGATTACACCATATTGCCATTATCTGTTCAGATTATGCCAGATCAAAATTCTTCTATACCGAAATATTGAAGCTTTCGGCGATACGTGAAGTTTATCGCGAAGACAGGGACTCCTACAAACTTGATCTTGCCCTAAACGGGCAATACATCATTGAATTATTCTCTTTCCCCACTCCGCCGAGCAGGGCGACCGGACCGGAAGCGACCGGCTTAAGACATCTTGCATTTGGCGTAAAGGACATTACGAAGGAAATTAACTATTTAAATTCCAGAGGTATAACCGCCGAGCCAATCCGCGTAGACGAATACACGGGTAAACGATTCACCTTTTTTAGAGACCCCGATGACCTCCCCATCGAAATTTATGAGCTATGA
- a CDS encoding LpxA family transferase gives MIDLDHYILDFGKRFAWSDSMQPWDIIENLELLLQHHLKNLGAGFTIENNRAIHSSATIEPEVTMKGLVIISENCFIRANAYLRGPLYFGPSVKVGPGSEVKQSMVFDHTAMAHFNYIGNSLVGHHINFEAGSICANHFNERTDKTIFVIHEGERINTGVTKFGSLIGDHSKIGANAVLSPGTLLDRNSVVRRLTLIEQDRT, from the coding sequence ATGATTGACCTTGACCACTACATCCTGGATTTCGGTAAAAGATTTGCCTGGTCTGATTCCATGCAGCCCTGGGATATCATAGAAAATTTGGAATTATTGCTGCAGCACCATTTGAAGAATTTAGGGGCAGGCTTTACCATTGAAAATAATCGAGCCATCCACTCTTCGGCAACCATTGAACCTGAGGTAACCATGAAAGGGTTGGTCATTATTTCCGAAAACTGTTTTATAAGAGCAAATGCCTATTTGCGTGGGCCTCTCTATTTCGGTCCATCGGTCAAGGTAGGTCCTGGTTCGGAAGTGAAGCAATCCATGGTATTTGACCATACGGCCATGGCTCATTTTAATTACATAGGCAATAGCCTCGTGGGTCATCACATTAATTTTGAAGCGGGTTCAATTTGCGCTAATCACTTTAATGAAAGAACCGATAAGACCATTTTTGTGATCCACGAGGGTGAAAGGATTAATACCGGTGTCACAAAGTTTGGATCGCTGATCGGGGACCATTCAAAGATCGGTGCCAATGCGGTATTGTCGCCCGGCACGCTGTTGGATAGAAACAGTGTGGTCCGACGATTGACATTGATCGAACAAGACAGAACCTGA
- a CDS encoding aldehyde reductase, translating into MSSKDNNVTVLVTGGSGFVALHAISQLLNQGYRVRATLRSLSKQTEVTNALRHSGITALEHLQFVETDLSNDKNWDQAMQGCSYVLHIASPIHLQIPKDEKEMIRPAVDGTLRVLRAAKKAGIKRVVMTSNFGAVGYSHHDRTKIITEESWTNPDEKGLSAYNKSKVLAEQAAWTFIEKEGNPMELAVINPVGIFGKALNKNLSSGHELLKRILDGSMKAIPNMTISIVDVEDLADLHLRAMVHPDAAGQRFLALSGGVMTLPDIAAFLKSELGERGKSISTRRLPDWVVRMAALISPTDRNLVPQLGRYRDANNEKARQVLGWEPRSNEKALLGTADSLFAFHHLSIN; encoded by the coding sequence ATGTCTTCGAAAGACAACAATGTTACCGTATTGGTCACCGGTGGTTCCGGATTTGTTGCCCTCCATGCCATCAGCCAGCTGCTGAACCAGGGGTATAGGGTACGGGCAACCTTGCGATCGCTCAGTAAACAAACGGAAGTAACGAATGCGTTACGGCATAGTGGCATCACTGCTCTGGAACATCTGCAATTTGTGGAAACAGATCTGAGCAATGACAAGAACTGGGATCAAGCCATGCAGGGTTGTTCGTATGTATTGCATATCGCATCTCCTATCCACCTACAGATTCCCAAAGATGAGAAGGAGATGATCCGCCCTGCCGTTGATGGCACCTTACGTGTCCTGCGTGCAGCTAAAAAGGCTGGAATAAAGCGGGTGGTGATGACATCCAACTTTGGAGCGGTCGGCTACAGCCATCATGACCGGACTAAAATCATCACCGAAGAGAGCTGGACCAACCCGGATGAAAAAGGACTTTCCGCTTACAACAAATCCAAGGTGCTTGCCGAACAGGCTGCCTGGACATTTATCGAAAAAGAAGGTAACCCTATGGAATTGGCTGTGATCAATCCCGTCGGTATCTTTGGTAAAGCCCTGAATAAAAATCTTTCAAGCGGACATGAATTGCTTAAACGGATACTGGATGGATCAATGAAGGCCATTCCCAATATGACCATCAGCATCGTCGATGTCGAAGACCTTGCCGACCTGCACCTGCGTGCCATGGTCCATCCGGATGCCGCCGGACAACGCTTTTTAGCCCTGTCCGGGGGTGTTATGACATTACCGGATATCGCTGCTTTTCTGAAATCGGAGTTGGGAGAACGGGGCAAATCCATATCAACCCGCCGGTTACCGGATTGGGTGGTCCGGATGGCAGCCCTGATCAGTCCTACCGACAGGAACCTGGTGCCTCAGCTGGGCCGCTACCGGGACGCCAACAATGAAAAAGCCAGGCAAGTCCTGGGCTGGGAGCCGCGATCCAATGAAAAGGCACTATTGGGTACTGCCGATTCTTTGTTTGCATTCCATCACCTCTCAATCAACTAA
- a CDS encoding T9SS type A sorting domain-containing protein yields MKNHFYSLCILFLLGAIGLQAQVRYLDEVFSEVSVTADVSYGNNISVLEGPLSVQPLLMDVYSPAGDDASARAVVICLHTGSFLPQYLNGQVTGGKRDSAVVHLCTRLARMGYVAIAATYRQGWNPTATGAGGQNIRTGTLLNAAYRGIQDLRTCIRYLRKTVAEDANSYRINPDKIAVIGQGTGGYISSGAAFLDDFAEVQLDKFIDLETSMLYVDSNLVGNLYGTTEKPLCIPNWPSYSSDFQLAVSLAGALGDASWIDGPTATANEPAYIGVQIPTDPFTPFGNGPVIVPTTGDFVVNVSGSRTAVDTANVKGVNDVLASINLFTNTLNQKVQANKNVPFQFPGQTATTLATENVYPLITPGYRIETAPWDWYDISQMEQEVASFNQSHGTSINPATLQANTQLTNPNMSRAKGLAYIDTVLMFYTPRACAALGLTECLDALGVVSVQELVDDHLVEMQVSPNPAGEEIHFRTSPDHPMEEIRVFNLNGLMVQAYPGINSSQHTMSRRNLPPGIYLARIRFKEGILTRKIIFH; encoded by the coding sequence ATGAAAAATCATTTCTACAGCCTGTGTATCCTCTTTTTGCTTGGTGCGATCGGACTTCAGGCACAGGTACGTTATCTGGATGAGGTGTTCAGCGAGGTATCGGTCACCGCTGATGTATCCTATGGCAACAATATTTCCGTGTTGGAAGGTCCTTTATCCGTGCAGCCGCTCTTGATGGATGTTTACAGCCCGGCTGGTGATGACGCATCCGCCCGGGCAGTGGTGATCTGTCTGCACACCGGCAGCTTCCTGCCTCAATATCTCAACGGGCAGGTCACTGGCGGCAAGCGGGATTCAGCCGTGGTCCATCTATGCACACGATTGGCCAGAATGGGATACGTTGCTATTGCAGCCACCTACCGGCAGGGCTGGAATCCTACGGCCACCGGAGCAGGAGGACAGAATATCCGGACCGGCACACTACTCAATGCGGCTTACCGCGGGATCCAGGATTTGCGCACGTGCATTCGTTATTTAAGGAAGACCGTTGCAGAAGATGCAAATAGCTACCGCATCAACCCCGATAAGATCGCTGTCATAGGCCAGGGTACCGGTGGCTATATTTCTTCCGGAGCGGCATTCCTGGATGATTTCGCAGAGGTTCAACTTGATAAATTCATCGATCTAGAAACCTCCATGCTCTACGTGGACTCCAACTTAGTGGGAAATCTATACGGCACCACAGAAAAACCACTGTGTATTCCCAACTGGCCTTCCTATTCCTCCGACTTCCAACTGGCCGTAAGTCTGGCTGGTGCTTTAGGTGATGCGAGCTGGATCGATGGTCCTACGGCCACAGCGAATGAGCCTGCCTACATCGGGGTGCAGATACCGACGGACCCCTTCACTCCTTTTGGCAACGGGCCAGTCATTGTCCCCACAACAGGTGATTTTGTGGTCAATGTATCCGGCTCGAGAACTGCCGTAGATACGGCAAATGTGAAAGGTGTAAATGATGTCCTGGCATCTATTAACCTATTTACCAACACATTGAACCAAAAGGTGCAGGCGAATAAAAATGTACCTTTTCAATTTCCCGGGCAAACGGCTACCACGCTGGCCACCGAGAACGTCTATCCGCTCATCACACCAGGCTACCGGATAGAAACAGCCCCCTGGGACTGGTACGATATTTCCCAGATGGAGCAAGAGGTGGCGTCTTTCAACCAGAGTCATGGAACCAGTATCAATCCGGCAACCTTGCAGGCGAATACCCAATTGACCAACCCGAACATGTCCAGGGCAAAAGGTTTGGCTTATATCGATACCGTATTGATGTTCTATACTCCGCGTGCCTGTGCCGCTTTGGGCCTCACCGAATGCCTTGATGCGCTGGGTGTGGTCTCCGTGCAGGAGCTTGTGGACGACCATTTAGTGGAAATGCAGGTGAGCCCGAACCCGGCCGGTGAGGAGATCCATTTCCGAACGAGCCCGGATCACCCGATGGAAGAAATACGAGTATTTAACCTGAATGGTCTGATGGTACAGGCCTATCCAGGAATTAATTCCAGCCAGCATACCATGTCACGACGCAATCTGCCACCAGGAATCTACCTGGCCAGGATACGGTTTAAGGAAGGCATATTGACCAGGAAAATCATTTTTCATTAA
- a CDS encoding helix-turn-helix transcriptional regulator, with the protein MNLKEIKSCYLGPEVSPEEFIAEHFFLYLIRGKMVGYDGDKQYTLSPGECILVRKNHLARYNKQKVNDVFEKVVVIFDEAFLLEQFKMNPLITPAANIQSSFLPIDKSAIVDHYIESLSDGQDHDGQIKPQIAETKRVELLQILLNLHPEYAGLLFDFGKPGKIDLKAFIQKNYKFNVSTERLALLTGRSISAFKRDFKIIFRETPSRWLVQRRLEEAYYLLKYKKMQVIDIYLDLGFEDLSHFSYAFKKKFGISPSHLNPVI; encoded by the coding sequence ATGAACTTAAAGGAAATAAAATCGTGTTACCTCGGCCCGGAAGTTTCTCCGGAAGAATTTATTGCCGAACATTTTTTCCTCTATCTCATCCGGGGCAAAATGGTCGGATACGATGGGGACAAACAATACACGTTGAGTCCGGGAGAATGTATCCTGGTCCGCAAAAATCATCTGGCCAGGTACAACAAACAAAAAGTAAATGATGTGTTTGAAAAAGTGGTGGTGATCTTCGATGAAGCCTTTCTGTTGGAACAATTCAAAATGAACCCGTTAATTACCCCTGCTGCAAACATTCAATCATCCTTCTTACCCATCGACAAGTCTGCCATCGTGGACCACTACATCGAATCGCTGTCCGACGGCCAGGATCACGACGGCCAAATAAAACCACAAATTGCCGAAACCAAGCGGGTTGAATTACTTCAGATACTCCTGAATCTTCATCCGGAATACGCCGGTCTTTTATTTGATTTTGGCAAACCCGGTAAAATTGATCTAAAGGCTTTTATACAGAAGAATTATAAGTTTAATGTGAGTACCGAAAGGTTGGCATTGCTTACCGGCAGGAGCATATCGGCGTTCAAGCGGGACTTTAAAATTATTTTCCGGGAAACGCCTTCGCGTTGGTTGGTGCAGCGACGACTGGAAGAAGCCTACTACCTCCTGAAATACAAAAAAATGCAGGTTATCGATATTTACCTGGATCTGGGATTTGAAGACTTATCTCATTTTTCCTATGCTTTCAAAAAGAAATTTGGTATTTCCCCTTCCCATCTGAATCCTGTCATCTAA
- a CDS encoding NAD-dependent epimerase/dehydratase family protein — MKVILTGATGMVGEGVLFECLQNDTITEVLIIGRRHYATDAPKVKELLVKDFSQMDDHLSLISGYDACFYCAGVSSVGMNEQDYSKATYNLTLSFAQSLLGVNPAMTFIYVSGSRTDSSEKGKVMWARVKGKTENALHNLGFKAEYNFRPALMKASKGQRNVKTIYRVLLPVFNIFMYRTTLTLQEVGRAMIHAVDHGYPKNVLETEDIRKLAQ, encoded by the coding sequence ATGAAAGTAATCCTTACCGGTGCCACCGGCATGGTGGGCGAAGGCGTGCTCTTCGAATGCCTTCAAAACGACACCATAACAGAAGTATTGATCATCGGCAGGAGGCATTATGCTACCGACGCGCCGAAGGTCAAAGAGCTACTGGTTAAAGATTTTAGCCAGATGGATGACCACCTTTCACTTATAAGTGGTTACGACGCCTGCTTTTATTGTGCCGGCGTCAGTTCCGTCGGCATGAATGAACAGGATTATTCGAAAGCAACGTACAACCTGACATTGTCTTTCGCTCAATCATTGCTCGGTGTCAACCCGGCAATGACATTCATCTATGTCAGCGGCAGCCGCACGGACAGCAGTGAAAAGGGCAAGGTCATGTGGGCGCGGGTAAAAGGTAAAACCGAAAATGCCCTTCACAATCTGGGATTTAAGGCGGAATATAATTTTCGGCCAGCCCTGATGAAAGCAAGCAAAGGCCAGCGAAACGTCAAGACGATCTACCGGGTTCTCTTGCCTGTGTTTAATATTTTCATGTACCGGACCACCCTCACGCTGCAAGAAGTTGGACGGGCCATGATCCACGCCGTCGACCATGGTTATCCGAAAAATGTACTGGAAACGGAAGACATCCGAAAACTGGCTCAATGA